In Corylus avellana chromosome ca2, CavTom2PMs-1.0, the following proteins share a genomic window:
- the LOC132169514 gene encoding putative disease resistance RPP13-like protein 1 translates to MGEFLLDAVLQVLFEKLLSPELLNFARRYEGLGKKLRKWKKTLSKIQAVLDDAEEKQHTNRAVKLWLHDLRDLAYDVEDILDDLGTEALLCKLRGENEGSTSKVRNLIPTCCTGFTPHALKINIRLDSKITEITDRFNDLVMEEAQLRLKETADGKSHGNTGILAPTSVVTEPHVYGREKDKEAVFELLLSEKCRNDQLSVIPILGMGGIGKTTLAQLLFNDEKVQSLFDLKVWACVSEDFNAIKVTTTILKSVTSESCDDDDLNLLQVKLKEKLNGKKYLVVLDDLWNENYDDWTILRAPFLGGALGSTIVITTRNQGVSSMTGTVPAYHLQLLSNDVYDACLSLFTQHALEASDFSAHPNLQHFGGDIVRKCKGLPLVAKTLGGLLRTKQDPGEWEDILKSKIWDIPEKKSKILPALMLSYDHLPSHMKRCFAYCSILPKDYEFHKKQLVLLWMAEGLIQVGEGDKQMEDLGSQYFQDLLSRSFFQQSSGDRSRFLMHDLINDLAKWVAGDFCFRIEDQIVGSNGRRIPKKARHASYLSGKYDSTEKFDAFFELTCLRTFQPFMLPSLGQCYLTHNIPLQLLSKLRSLRVFSLNGYCIHELPDSIGNLKHLRYLDLSYTRIRGLPESTTTLCNLQTLILEGCSYLKELPSKLGNLVNLRHLNIFKANKLEGMPHQMGKLTCLHELSNLIVGNGNCFALKELGSLLHLRGTLIISRLENAIESMDASDTKLIEKLNLTKLSLEWSVNVDDSQDRTCELDVLNMLHPNKSLKNLTIRCYGGTEFPTWLKGHSFPHMVALRIENCKKCTSLPPAGQLRSLKHLFIGGMTCVKNVGVEFYGSSGSQPFESLETLYFKDMEEWESWSPNGKFPHLLELSIEKCPKLLGKLPKHLPLLQKVLVEECQRLVVSISSFPESCELQVEGSKGVVHGSKVDFSSLKSKSLSTISEFTCPIEGFNFGAEDLAIENCVELMPFWSNDVGLLQPLPSLRVLRIIKCSKLVSLVAEEANEQPQLNLPSTHNGLEPLPRAVVYNNSCLEHICIHECDSLTHIAIGQLSPTLKRLQIQSCKNMLILLNEDDTKSCKSSASLLEYLEILECPSLKSLTSSGELPTTLKHLIIKLCGQLKSIGKSFHHNSSLIKIVIWRCENLKSLPTGIHTLRNLNIYACNEMQALPNCIHNITSLRNLNIWKCPRISFPEEGFPTNLTLLQIWDCNITESLLEWGLHRLTSLKHLEIRGGCPHLESFPDMMMPASLTSLFIRDLPNLKYLSSKGFRNLSSLQTLRIGWCEKLMSFPDDGLPPSLLHICIICCEQLTSFPKDCLPHSLQQLYISNCPLLKERCKKDELFKIAHIPCVQIDGGSIYDPEEENQPLDYQSLHKLFWLDM, encoded by the exons ATGGGAGAGTTCTTACTTGATGCCGTCCTCCAAGTGCTGTTTGAGAAATTGTTGTCTCCGGAGTTGCTGAATTTTGCACGTCGATACGAGGGACTTGGAAAAAAGCTGAGGAAGTGGAAGAAAACATTGTCAAAAATTCAGGCCGTGCTTGATGATGCAGAGGAGAAGCAACATACTAACAGAGCGGTGAAACTGTGGCTACATGATCTCAGAGACTTGGCTTACGATGTGGAAGACATATTGGATGATCTCGGCACGGAAGCTTTGCTATGCAAGTTAAGGGGAGAAAATGAAGGCAGCACAAGTAAGGTACGAAACCTCATCCCTACTTGTTGTACTGGTTTCACTCCACATGCTCTTAAGATCAACATTAGGCTGGACTCAAAGATCACAGAAATTACCGATCGATTCAATGATCTCGTGATGGAAGAAGCTCAATTGAGATTGAAAGAAACTGCTGATGGGAAGTCACATGGGAATACAGGGATACTAGCGCCAACTTCTGTAGTGACTGAACCTCATGTTTATGGtagggaaaaagataaagaggcTGTATTTGAACTATTGTTGAGTGAAAAATGTAGGAATGATCAACTCTCTGTAATTCCTATACTTGGTATGGGGGGTATAGGAAAGACAACTCTTGCCCAACTTTTATTCAATGATGAAAAAGTGCAGAGCCTGTTTGATCTAAAAGTATGGGCTTGCGTTTCTGAAGATTTCAATGCTATTAAGGTCACAACAACAATTTTGAAATCTGTCACCTCTGAAAGCTGTGATGACGATGATCTGAATTTGTTGCAAGTGAAACTAAAGGAGAAACTAAATGGGAAAAAGTATCTGGTCGTTCTTGATGATCTTTGGAATGAAAACTATGATGACTGGACTATTCTACGTGCTCCTTTCCTAGGAGGGGCTCTAGGAAGTACAATTGTGATCACAACTCGCAATCAAGGAGTTTCATCAATGACAGGTACGGTTCCAGCTTACCATTTGCAATTGTTATCAAATGatgttt ATGATGCTTGTTTGTCTTTATTTACCCAACACGCATTGGAGGCAAGCGATTTCAGTGCACATCCAAACCTCCAACattttggaggggacattgttaGAAAGTGTAAAGGGTTGCCCTTGGTGGCAAAAACTCTTGGAGGCCTCCTACGTACTAAACAAGACCCCGGTGAGTGGGAAGATATATTGAAGAGCAAGATATGGGATATACCagagaagaaaagtaaaattcTTCCAGCTCTTATGTTGAGCTACGATCATCTCCCTTCACATATGAAGAGGTGCTTTGCGTATTGTTCAATACTCCCCAAGGACTATGAATTTCATAAGAAGCAACTTGTTCTATTATGGATGGCCGAAGGTTTAATCCAAGTAGGAGAAGGGGATAAGCAAATGGAAGATTTGGGTAGCCAGTATTTTCAAGATTTATTGTCAAGGTCCTTTTTCCAACAATCTAGTGGGGATAGATCACGATTTCTTATGCATGACCTCATTAATGATTTGGCCAAATGGGTTGCAGGAGATTTTTGCTTTAGGATTGAGGATCAAATTGTGGGTAGTAATGGAAGGAGAATTCCTAAAAAGGCTCGGCACGCTTCTTACTTGAGTGGAAAATATGATAGTACTGAAAAGTTTGACGCTTTTTTTGAACTCACATGTCTACGTACCTTCCAGCCTTTTATGCTTCCAAGTCTTGGGCAATGTTATCTGACGCATAATATTCCTCTTCAATTGTTGTCAAAATTACGAAGTTTAAGGGTGTTCTCTTTGAATGGATATTGCATACATGAGCTACCTGATTCAATTGGGAATTTGAAGCATCTACGGTACCTTGACCTTTCTTACACTCGAATTAGAGGTCTGCCTGAATCAACAACCACTCTTTGTAACTTACAAACACTGATATTGGAGGGATGTTCTTATCTAAAGGAATTGCCTTCAAAGTTAGGGAACTTGGTCAACTTGCGCCACCTCAACATTTTCAAGGCAAATAAATTGGAAGGGATGCCTCATCAAATGGGTAAGTTAACTTGTCTCCATGAATTATCTAATCTAATTGTGGGAAATGGCAATTGCTTTGCATTAAAAGAGTTGGGTTCTTTGTTGCATCTTCGAGGGACACTTATCATCTCACGATTGGAGAATGCCATTGAATCCATGGATGCAAGTGACACTAAGTTAATTGAAAAGCTCAATCTTACTAAGTTGTCCTTGGAATGGAGTGTCAACGTGGATGATTCACAAGATAGAACATGTGAATTAGATGTACTTAACATGCTACATCCAAACAAGTCTTTGAAAAATCTCACTATCAGGTGCTATGGTGGTACAGAATTTCCGACTTGGTTAAAAGGTCATTCATTTCCTCATATGGTGGCCCTAAGGattgaaaattgtaaaaaatgcACATCATTGCCACCAGCCGGCCAACTACGATCACTCAAACATCTTTTCATTGGAGGCATGACGTGTGTGAAGAATGTTGGGGTTGAGTTTTATGGGTCTAGTGGCTCACAACCTTTCGAATCCTTGGAAACTTTGTATTTCAAGGATATGGAAGAATGGGAGAGCTGGAGCCCTAATGGAAAGTTCCCACACTTACTTGAGCTTTCGATTGAAAAGTGTCCCAAGCTGTTGGGGAAGTTACCTAAACACCTTCCTTTACTACAAAAAGTTTTGGTAGAAGAATGTCAGAGATTGGTGGTTTCAATTTCAAGCTTTCCTGAGTCTTGCGAACTACAAGTTGAGGGATCAAAAGGGGTGGTGCATGGTAGTAAGGTTGACTTCAGCTCACTAAAGTCCAAGtctctttcaacaatttcagaATTCACCTGTCCAATTGAAGGGTTCAATTTTGGTGCAGAAGATCTAGCTATTGAAAATTGTGTGGAGCTCATGCCTTTTTGGTCAAATGATGTTGGATTACTACAACCCCTCCCCAGTCTTCGTGTCTTGAGGATTattaaatgttcaaaattaGTTTCTTTGGTGGCAGAAGAAGCAAATGAGCAGCCACAATTGAATTTGCCATCCACTCACAATGGCTTGGAACCTTTACCGAGGGCAGTGGTGTACAACAACTCTTGTCTTGAGCATATTTGTATTCATGAATGTGATTCGCTAACACACATTGCAATAGGCCAGTTATCTCCAACCCTAAAGCGGTTACAGATACAGTCCTGCAAGAATATGTTGATTTTGCTGAATGAGGATGATACCAAAAGTTGTAAAAGCAGCGCGTCTCTTCTTGAGTACTTGGAAATATTAGAGTGCCCATCTCTCAAATCCTTAACATCAAGCGGAGAATTACCTACAACACTTAAACACCTCATCATTAAACTTTGTGGACAACTGAAGTCAATAGGGAAGAGCTTCCATCACAACTCGTCTCTTATTAAGATTGTTATTTGGCGTTGTGAAAATCTTAAGTCCTTACCCACGGGCATACACACCCTTAGAAACCTGAATATTTATGCTTGTAACGAAATGCAGGCCCTACCCAACTGCATACACAACATCACCTCTCTTCGAAACTTGAATATTTGGAAATGTCCACGCATATCCTTTCCGGAAGAAGGCTTTCCCACCAACCTAACATTACTTCAAATTTGGGATTGCAACATCACTGAGTCCTTGCTTGAGTGGGGGTTGCACAGGCTTACCTCTCTTAAGCATCTTGAAATTAGAGGTGGATGTCCGCATTTGGAGTCCTTTCCAGATATGATGATGCCTGCATCTCTAACCAGTCTCTTCATCAGAGACCTCCCGAATTTGAAATACTTATCTTCCAAAGGCTTTCGAAACCTCTCCTCTCTTCAGACATTGAGAATTGGTTGGTGCGAAAAGCTGATGTCCTTTCCAGATGATGGTCTGCCTCCCTCACTCTTGCATATTTGCATCATTTGCTGTGAGCAGCTCACATCCTTTCCAAAGGACTGCCTACCTCACTCACTCCAACAACTTTATATTTCAAACTGTCCTCTGCTGAAAGAACGTTGCAAGAAAGATGAGTTGTTCAAGATAGCCCACATCCCTTGCGTTCAAATTGATGGTGGCTCCATCTATGACCCAGAAGAGGAGAATCAGCCCCTGGATTACCAAAGCCTACATAAATTGTTCTGGTTGGATATGTAA